A genomic segment from Polyangium mundeleinium encodes:
- a CDS encoding aKG-HExxH-type peptide beta-hydroxylase has protein sequence MSPRTLLAHNGAVPPALATRPLDPPADLTIPAPGSETAKGVLSRALGRLVPELLGVGQGLALSPEARADLAVFQALVREVARKNVGALPSVLRRTAMGTLVRCLRTPRADAEAWVRELVGVFLLHLARASALPRAIRQKAPPKQLVSTTAGISIGLPEDTRAVVFENEGKIVVERAEGVKTLSLQALEAAPPGYSETRDGVNVSRPFFPIDGSTVLTLADTNPLAMVEAHPDKEGNAIDLGGKDVSEWTRSLSAALDLVKEHLPDLRGEIELFVQQIVPVGYHDEKHLSASYQEAIGTIYMSLHPSLMTMAEAVIHEFSHNKINALFEIDAVLENAFSPLYTSPVRPDPRPLHGVLLAVHAFLPVARLYERMIEAGHPLAKAPGFSERFARIRQINAEGAEVVLGNGEPTRVGKAVLDEIQRWHDHYKTMDA, from the coding sequence TTGTCGCCTCGCACCCTCCTCGCCCACAATGGCGCCGTGCCTCCCGCCCTCGCCACGCGCCCGCTCGATCCGCCCGCGGATCTCACGATCCCCGCGCCAGGCTCGGAGACGGCCAAAGGCGTCCTCTCGCGCGCGCTCGGTCGTCTCGTGCCCGAGCTGCTCGGCGTCGGACAGGGGCTCGCGCTCTCGCCCGAGGCGCGCGCCGATCTCGCGGTCTTCCAGGCGCTCGTGCGGGAGGTCGCACGGAAAAACGTCGGCGCGCTGCCGAGCGTCCTGCGGCGCACGGCGATGGGGACGCTCGTCCGATGTCTGCGAACCCCGCGCGCCGATGCCGAGGCGTGGGTCCGCGAGCTCGTGGGGGTTTTCCTTTTGCACCTCGCGCGCGCCTCCGCGCTCCCGCGGGCCATTCGGCAGAAAGCACCTCCGAAGCAGCTCGTCTCCACCACGGCGGGCATTTCGATTGGTTTGCCCGAGGATACGCGCGCCGTCGTGTTCGAGAACGAAGGAAAGATCGTCGTCGAGCGCGCGGAGGGCGTCAAAACGCTGAGCCTTCAGGCGCTGGAGGCCGCGCCGCCAGGGTATTCCGAGACGCGCGACGGCGTGAACGTGTCGCGGCCGTTTTTCCCGATCGACGGGAGCACGGTGCTCACGCTCGCCGACACGAATCCGCTCGCCATGGTGGAGGCGCACCCCGACAAGGAGGGCAATGCGATCGACCTCGGCGGCAAGGACGTGTCGGAATGGACGCGGTCGCTCTCCGCGGCGCTCGATCTCGTAAAGGAGCACCTGCCGGACCTGCGGGGCGAGATCGAGCTCTTCGTGCAGCAGATCGTGCCCGTCGGATACCACGACGAAAAGCACCTCTCCGCGTCGTACCAGGAGGCGATCGGGACGATCTACATGTCCCTGCACCCGAGCCTCATGACGATGGCGGAGGCCGTCATCCACGAGTTTTCGCACAACAAGATCAACGCGCTCTTCGAGATCGATGCGGTCCTCGAAAACGCGTTCTCCCCGCTCTACACCTCGCCCGTGCGGCCCGACCCGCGGCCGCTCCACGGTGTGCTGCTCGCGGTCCACGCGTTTTTGCCCGTCGCGCGGCTCTACGAGCGCATGATCGAGGCGGGGCACCCGCTCGCGAAGGCGCCCGGTTTTTCCGAGCGATTCGCGCGCATCCGGCAGATCAACGCCGAGGGCGCGGAGGTGGTCCTCGGGAACGGAGAACCGACGCGCGTGGGGAAGGCAGTGCTGGATGAGATTCAGCGCTGGCACGATCACTACAAGACCATGGATGCCTGA
- a CDS encoding aldo/keto reductase, which translates to MRYKLLGRTGIKVSELCLGTMSFGDRWGFGADEATSIEVAAAYAEAGGNFLDTANKYHEGHTEEICGKIIAGNRDRWVLATKFTLTTANGDPNASGNSRKNMIQAVHKSLGRLGTDYIDLLWVHAWDFTTGVEEVMRGLDDLVRAGKVLSIGISDAPAWIVSQANTVATLRGLSPFAALQIEYSLIERTVERELIPMAEAFGITVTPWAPLGGGVLTGKYSRGSAPEDTKRAAGNEQRLSPKNLAIAKTVDTIADELGKTSAQVATNWVRQRGANVVPIVGARKASQIKDVIGSLDFTLNDDQLRRLHDVSRIELGFPHDFLGNPRIRGIVYGDRANDIDLPAVTRPR; encoded by the coding sequence ATGCGTTACAAGCTCTTGGGTCGTACGGGGATCAAGGTGTCGGAGCTGTGCCTGGGCACGATGAGCTTCGGCGACAGGTGGGGATTCGGGGCGGACGAGGCGACGAGCATCGAGGTCGCCGCGGCCTACGCCGAGGCCGGGGGCAATTTCCTCGACACGGCGAACAAGTATCACGAGGGCCATACCGAGGAGATCTGCGGCAAGATCATCGCAGGAAACCGCGACCGCTGGGTGCTCGCGACGAAGTTCACGCTCACGACGGCGAACGGTGATCCGAACGCCTCGGGCAATTCGCGGAAAAACATGATCCAGGCGGTCCACAAGAGCCTCGGCCGGCTCGGGACCGATTACATCGACCTGCTTTGGGTCCACGCCTGGGATTTCACGACGGGCGTGGAGGAGGTCATGCGCGGCCTCGACGACCTCGTCCGCGCGGGCAAGGTCCTCTCGATCGGCATCTCGGACGCGCCCGCGTGGATCGTCTCGCAAGCGAACACCGTGGCGACGTTGCGGGGGCTCTCGCCCTTTGCCGCGCTCCAGATCGAATACAGCCTGATCGAGCGCACGGTGGAGCGGGAGCTCATCCCGATGGCCGAGGCCTTCGGCATCACGGTGACGCCCTGGGCCCCGCTCGGCGGCGGCGTGCTCACGGGCAAGTATTCACGCGGCAGCGCGCCCGAAGACACGAAGCGCGCTGCGGGCAACGAGCAACGTCTCTCGCCGAAGAACCTCGCCATTGCGAAGACCGTGGACACGATCGCGGACGAGCTCGGCAAGACCTCGGCGCAGGTCGCGACGAACTGGGTGCGTCAACGCGGCGCGAACGTCGTGCCCATCGTGGGCGCGCGCAAGGCGTCGCAGATCAAGGACGTGATCGGCTCTCTCGATTTCACGCTCAATGACGACCAGCTCCGCCGCCTCCACGACGTGAGCCGGATCGAGCTCGGCTTCCCGCACGATTTCCTGGGGAACCCCCGCATCCGCGGCATCGTCTACGGCGACCGCGCGAACGACATCGACCTGCCGGCCGTGACGCGCCCGCGCTGA
- a CDS encoding HAD family hydrolase gives MTEVLRAAIFDMDGTLVDNMAFHNRAWEIVSERLGVPTTAERFQREFAGKKNEEIFPALLGRAVSPDELARLAEEKEGLYRATYRPHLALTRGADAFLERLRLRGVRLAIASAAPLGNRDFVLDGLRLRERFERVVGAEEVTRGKPSPDIFLLAAQDLGVASAACVVFEDAANGVRAAKAAGMVAVGITTAATAEELRDAGADWTSADFTSLPAALLERLGIA, from the coding sequence ATGACCGAGGTCCTCCGCGCGGCCATCTTCGACATGGATGGCACGCTCGTCGACAACATGGCCTTCCACAATCGTGCGTGGGAGATCGTCTCGGAGCGGCTCGGCGTGCCGACCACGGCCGAGCGTTTTCAGCGGGAATTCGCGGGAAAGAAGAATGAGGAGATCTTTCCCGCGTTGCTCGGGCGGGCGGTGTCGCCGGACGAGCTCGCGCGGCTCGCCGAGGAGAAGGAGGGGCTCTACCGCGCCACATACCGCCCGCACCTCGCGCTCACGCGCGGGGCCGATGCCTTCCTGGAACGGCTGCGGCTCCGCGGCGTGCGGCTCGCAATCGCGTCGGCGGCACCGCTCGGCAATCGCGATTTCGTGCTCGATGGGCTCCGTCTCCGCGAGCGATTCGAGCGCGTGGTGGGGGCCGAGGAGGTGACGCGCGGCAAGCCATCGCCCGACATCTTCCTCCTCGCGGCGCAGGATCTCGGCGTCGCGTCGGCCGCGTGCGTCGTATTCGAGGATGCGGCGAACGGCGTGCGCGCCGCGAAGGCGGCGGGGATGGTGGCGGTCGGGATCACCACCGCGGCGACGGCCGAGGAGCTGCGCGACGCGGGCGCTGACTGGACGTCCGCGGATTTCACGTCGCTCCCGGCGGCGCTGCTGGAACGGCTCGGGATCGCGTAG
- a CDS encoding lactate racemase domain-containing protein, whose product MSHPCVVTIDSRSAPRVLFSGDRLVEVDLPTGSRVVYPKPPLKPLKDVDAAIRYAINHPYNSEPLYAKLRPGMKVTIAMDDISLPLPPMKRPDIRERVLTIVLDLLADYGVDDVEIIVATSVHRRMKDWELRHVVGDKIFNAFWPKRLYNHDAENLANMKYLGTTEEGEEVELNRRAVESDLIIYVNLNLVPMDGGHKSVAVGLCGYRSLRAHHNPRVMRQCHSYMDPKSSALNTSVVRMGRLANKKLNVFTIETTINNRMFDTPLEFLAKNEDDLSRTERNALQALRFTLDKMPQPARQAIFQRVPSPFGVTGVFAGETEAVHEHTLRKSFEQYCVPVVGQSDILITGIPFISPYNVNSFLNPLLVQVMANGYLFNLYRNAPMVKKGGTMIIMHPCTDLFDNEHHSPYIEFVHRVLPETRDAMELHKVWEPKFAKNPAYIEMYRYGHAYHPTHPFFMWYWGEAGRQHLGRVIVVGADNEYIPQLLGWETARTMDEALRMAKQTAPPNPDILALHCPPIFMADMSVEKQRAPIAALPESQG is encoded by the coding sequence ATGAGCCATCCCTGTGTCGTGACGATCGACAGCCGCAGCGCACCCCGCGTCCTCTTCTCGGGCGACCGGCTGGTCGAGGTCGACCTGCCGACGGGCAGCCGCGTCGTCTACCCGAAGCCCCCGCTCAAGCCGTTGAAGGACGTGGACGCGGCCATCCGGTACGCGATCAACCACCCGTACAACTCCGAGCCGCTCTACGCGAAGCTCCGGCCGGGGATGAAGGTGACGATCGCGATGGACGACATCTCGCTGCCGCTGCCGCCGATGAAGCGGCCGGACATCCGCGAGCGCGTGCTCACGATCGTGCTCGATCTGCTCGCCGATTACGGCGTCGACGATGTCGAGATCATCGTCGCGACGAGCGTGCACCGGCGCATGAAGGATTGGGAGCTCCGGCACGTCGTCGGCGACAAGATCTTCAACGCGTTCTGGCCGAAGAGGCTCTACAACCACGACGCCGAGAACCTCGCCAACATGAAATACCTCGGCACGACCGAGGAGGGCGAGGAGGTCGAGCTCAACCGGCGCGCCGTGGAGAGCGACCTCATCATCTACGTGAACCTGAATCTCGTGCCGATGGACGGCGGCCACAAATCGGTTGCCGTGGGCCTCTGCGGCTACCGGAGCCTGCGCGCGCACCACAACCCGCGCGTGATGCGGCAGTGTCATTCGTACATGGACCCGAAATCGTCGGCGCTCAACACGAGCGTCGTGCGCATGGGCCGGCTCGCGAACAAGAAGCTGAACGTCTTCACGATCGAGACGACGATCAACAACCGGATGTTCGATACGCCGCTCGAGTTCCTCGCGAAAAACGAGGATGACCTCTCGCGGACCGAGCGAAACGCGCTCCAGGCGCTCCGGTTCACGCTCGACAAGATGCCGCAGCCCGCGCGCCAGGCGATCTTCCAGCGCGTGCCCTCGCCGTTCGGCGTGACGGGCGTGTTCGCGGGCGAGACCGAGGCCGTGCACGAGCACACGCTCCGGAAGAGCTTCGAGCAATACTGCGTCCCGGTCGTGGGGCAGAGCGACATTCTCATCACGGGCATTCCGTTCATCAGCCCGTACAACGTGAATTCGTTCCTGAACCCGCTGCTCGTGCAGGTGATGGCGAACGGGTATCTCTTCAACCTGTATCGCAATGCGCCGATGGTGAAGAAGGGCGGCACGATGATCATCATGCATCCGTGCACGGACCTCTTCGACAACGAGCACCATTCGCCGTACATCGAGTTCGTGCACCGCGTGCTGCCCGAGACGCGCGACGCGATGGAGTTGCACAAGGTCTGGGAGCCGAAGTTCGCGAAGAACCCGGCCTACATCGAGATGTATCGGTACGGCCACGCCTATCACCCGACGCACCCGTTCTTCATGTGGTACTGGGGCGAGGCGGGGCGGCAGCACCTCGGCCGGGTGATCGTCGTCGGCGCGGACAACGAATACATCCCGCAGCTCCTGGGCTGGGAGACGGCGCGGACGATGGACGAGGCGCTGCGGATGGCGAAGCAGACGGCGCCGCCGAACCCGGACATCCTGGCGCTGCATTGCCCGCCGATCTTCATGGCGGACATGTCCGTGGAGAAGCAGCGCGCGCCGATTGCGGCGCTGCCCGAATCGCAGGGCTGA
- a CDS encoding HAD family hydrolase — protein sequence MAASYFDVDGTLIRTNLVHPTLYYVLNQNTPLHSLAKLGGALVKAPWLVWAETRDRRIFNELLFTSYGGMSEDRLVGLAAETFERVIKPNIYPGARDLVQTSLDKGHDVVLVSGALDFLMRLLAEHLGATDVIANRLEIKDRFATGKLLRPVVAGPEKSRLIRDHAKGRGHDLDECFAYSDSYSDVPMLSIVGHPAAVNPDRKLSLLANAYHWPIIHVD from the coding sequence ATGGCAGCGAGCTACTTCGACGTGGACGGCACGCTGATCCGCACGAACCTCGTCCACCCCACGCTCTATTACGTCCTGAACCAGAACACGCCGCTGCACAGCCTCGCGAAGCTCGGCGGAGCGCTGGTGAAGGCCCCGTGGCTGGTGTGGGCGGAGACGCGGGACCGACGCATCTTCAACGAGCTTCTCTTCACGTCCTACGGCGGGATGAGCGAGGACCGGCTCGTGGGGCTCGCGGCCGAGACGTTCGAGCGCGTGATCAAGCCCAACATCTACCCCGGCGCGCGGGACCTCGTGCAGACGAGCCTCGACAAGGGGCACGACGTGGTGCTCGTCTCGGGCGCGCTCGACTTCCTGATGCGTCTGCTCGCCGAGCACCTCGGCGCAACGGACGTCATTGCGAACCGCCTGGAGATCAAGGACCGCTTCGCGACGGGCAAGCTCCTGCGCCCCGTGGTCGCGGGCCCCGAGAAGTCGCGGCTCATTCGTGATCACGCGAAAGGCCGTGGCCACGACCTCGACGAGTGCTTCGCTTACTCCGACAGTTACTCGGACGTCCCCATGCTCAGCATCGTCGGCCACCCGGCCGCCGTGAACCCGGACAGGAAGCTGTCCCTGCTCGCGAACGCCTACCACTGGCCCATCATCCACGTCGACTGA
- a CDS encoding phosphoadenosine phosphosulfate reductase family protein, with product MRVTEAGLEALNGRLAGAAPLDVLRFVHQTFGRRAAILTSMQRAGTWLCRLADQAGLDFDVVFVDTGVLHEQTRWARDELARTHANLRVITLSPARTFAEQTAEEGLLYLSVEGQERCCDLRKTAPLHAIRGRYDALVSALRQGEGGARSKVRPLGLDLAMGALRVHPLAHVTNEELDRALAADPGVVLNPLHAMGFRTIGCFPCTTPVLPDESERAGRWRHLASVQYCGINPVDRGAAEGVIELDDRYAEALAGPAV from the coding sequence ATGCGCGTCACCGAAGCGGGCCTCGAGGCCCTGAACGGGCGCCTCGCCGGCGCCGCGCCGCTCGATGTCCTGCGTTTCGTGCACCAAACGTTCGGCCGGAGGGCCGCGATCCTGACGAGCATGCAGCGCGCCGGTACGTGGCTCTGCCGGCTCGCCGACCAGGCCGGGCTCGACTTCGACGTGGTCTTCGTGGACACGGGCGTGCTCCACGAGCAGACGCGCTGGGCGCGGGACGAGCTGGCGCGGACGCACGCGAATCTCCGGGTGATCACGCTCTCGCCGGCGCGTACGTTCGCCGAGCAAACGGCCGAGGAGGGCCTGCTTTACCTCTCGGTCGAGGGCCAGGAGCGCTGTTGCGATCTGCGCAAGACGGCGCCGCTCCACGCGATCCGGGGCCGCTACGACGCGCTCGTCTCGGCGCTGCGGCAGGGCGAGGGCGGGGCGCGCAGCAAGGTGCGTCCGCTCGGGCTCGACCTCGCGATGGGCGCCTTGCGCGTGCACCCGCTCGCGCACGTGACGAACGAGGAGCTCGACCGGGCCCTCGCCGCCGATCCCGGCGTGGTCCTGAACCCGCTCCACGCCATGGGGTTTCGGACGATCGGCTGTTTTCCCTGCACGACGCCGGTCCTGCCCGACGAAAGCGAGCGCGCCGGCCGCTGGCGGCATTTGGCGAGCGTGCAGTATTGCGGGATCAATCCGGTGGATCGCGGCGCCGCCGAGGGCGTGATCGAATTGGACGATCGTTATGCCGAGGCGCTCGCCGGGCCCGCGGTGTAG
- a CDS encoding ArsA family ATPase translates to MPPSSPSQGHAPGRLVDDLGRRRFLFVTGKGGVGKTTFAAALAVALAREGKRVLVALCNTKERLSAILGTKPIGDEIMPVAEGVWAVNISPEKALTEYGEMVLKVRSVAHAVFDNRYTKTFFRAVPGLYEWAMLGKAWFHTTELGADGRPRFDVVLLDAPATGHGLDMMRVPKVILDVVPPGVLRRDAEEAWAMFRDPVRSGIVVVTLPEEMPAQETIELVDAIKKDLTLPVLRLVVNAVLTPLFSPEERERLAQEASLLSIDAPGRTDGTAESALVAGARRAVREKVQAESLARLTQEIDLPQITLPHLFDEASTVEGTRILSKLL, encoded by the coding sequence ATGCCCCCTTCTTCTCCCTCGCAAGGCCACGCGCCGGGGCGGCTCGTCGACGACCTCGGGCGGCGCCGCTTCCTCTTCGTCACGGGCAAAGGAGGCGTGGGCAAGACGACGTTCGCCGCGGCCCTCGCAGTGGCGCTGGCGCGTGAGGGCAAACGGGTCCTGGTCGCCCTCTGCAACACGAAAGAGCGGCTCTCGGCGATCCTCGGGACGAAGCCGATCGGCGACGAGATCATGCCCGTCGCCGAGGGCGTGTGGGCCGTGAACATCTCGCCTGAGAAGGCGCTCACCGAGTACGGCGAGATGGTCCTCAAGGTGCGCAGCGTGGCGCACGCCGTCTTCGACAACCGCTACACGAAGACCTTCTTCCGCGCGGTGCCCGGCCTGTACGAGTGGGCGATGCTCGGCAAGGCGTGGTTTCACACGACGGAACTCGGCGCCGACGGGCGCCCGCGCTTCGACGTGGTCCTGCTCGACGCGCCGGCGACGGGCCACGGCCTCGACATGATGCGCGTGCCGAAGGTGATCCTCGACGTGGTCCCGCCTGGCGTCTTGCGCCGCGACGCCGAGGAGGCGTGGGCGATGTTCCGCGACCCGGTGCGGAGCGGAATCGTCGTCGTCACGCTGCCCGAGGAGATGCCGGCGCAGGAGACGATCGAGCTCGTCGACGCGATCAAGAAAGACCTCACGCTGCCGGTGCTGCGCCTCGTGGTGAATGCGGTCCTCACGCCGCTCTTTTCGCCCGAGGAGCGCGAGCGGCTCGCGCAGGAGGCGTCGCTGCTCTCGATCGACGCGCCGGGCCGGACGGACGGCACGGCGGAGAGCGCGCTCGTGGCGGGGGCGCGGCGGGCGGTGCGGGAGAAGGTGCAGGCCGAGAGCCTTGCGCGGCTGACGCAGGAGATCGACCTGCCGCAGATCACGCTGCCGCACCTCTTCGACGAGGCCTCGACGGTGGAGGGGACGAGGATCCTCTCGAAGCTGCTCTAG
- a CDS encoding Gfo/Idh/MocA family protein, producing MSKTGTSKKIRVGIVGANPDRGWASHAHLPALQALPAAYEITAVSTTRQTSADEAARRFGVPHAFDRAELLIEHPEVDLVVVSVRAPLHAGLVRAAIAAKKHVFCEWPLGVSLDETAELARLAESAGVRTFISLQRRFAPGARYLRDLLAEGYVGKVRSVDLHVAVPYLGAQIPQALAYTTDVKNGASTLSILTAHYLDTVLAAVGDFQSVSAVVARQFDQATIVETGETLPVTVPDQVLISGTLQSGAVLSAHIEGGKRNGGEIFATITGTEGDLRWAPDFTVSGARGDGQPLAPLKTPERYRSPVTAELHEDAEQTAHLYAALAKDLAEGTEVVPTFRDAWKLYRLIDALAVSSATGKRVEWKG from the coding sequence ATGAGCAAGACGGGGACGTCGAAGAAGATTCGCGTGGGTATCGTCGGGGCAAATCCGGACCGGGGATGGGCCTCCCACGCGCACCTGCCCGCGCTCCAAGCGCTGCCCGCGGCGTACGAGATCACCGCGGTGAGCACCACCCGACAAACGAGCGCAGACGAGGCCGCGCGCCGCTTCGGGGTGCCCCACGCCTTCGACCGCGCCGAGCTGCTGATCGAGCACCCGGAGGTGGACCTCGTCGTCGTCTCCGTCCGCGCGCCCTTGCACGCGGGGCTCGTGCGCGCCGCCATTGCCGCAAAGAAACACGTGTTTTGCGAATGGCCCCTCGGCGTCTCCCTGGACGAGACCGCCGAGCTCGCGCGGCTCGCGGAGTCCGCCGGCGTCCGCACGTTCATCAGCTTGCAGCGGCGCTTCGCCCCGGGCGCGCGATACCTCCGTGATCTCCTGGCCGAGGGGTATGTCGGCAAGGTCCGCTCTGTCGATCTCCATGTCGCCGTGCCCTACCTCGGCGCGCAGATCCCGCAAGCTCTTGCGTATACGACCGACGTGAAGAACGGGGCGAGCACGCTGTCGATCCTCACCGCGCATTACCTCGATACGGTGCTCGCCGCGGTGGGCGACTTCCAGAGCGTCTCCGCGGTGGTCGCGCGCCAGTTCGATCAGGCGACGATTGTCGAGACGGGCGAGACGCTCCCCGTCACCGTGCCGGACCAGGTGCTCATCAGCGGGACGTTGCAAAGCGGCGCGGTGCTGTCCGCCCACATCGAGGGCGGGAAACGCAATGGCGGGGAGATTTTCGCGACGATCACGGGGACCGAGGGCGACCTGCGTTGGGCCCCCGATTTCACCGTGTCCGGCGCGCGTGGCGACGGCCAGCCGCTCGCGCCGCTGAAGACGCCCGAGCGATATCGATCGCCCGTCACGGCGGAGCTCCACGAAGACGCCGAGCAGACGGCGCACCTTTATGCGGCCCTGGCGAAGGATCTCGCCGAAGGGACCGAGGTGGTCCCGACGTTCCGCGACGCCTGGAAGCTCTATCGGTTGATCGACGCGCTTGCGGTGTCGTCGGCGACGGGAAAACGCGTGGAATGGAAAGGGTGA
- a CDS encoding AraC family transcriptional regulator translates to MDVLADVLRGLHLRTKVYGRLEMRAPWGMRVEKPGHALFYAVSRGSCLLEVDGARIPLSGGDFVFLLGRSTHVLRDAPGTRPLPVAEIYAIRGGRCGGLVHHGGAGAPTTLVSGCFLFEGTSLDPLIASLPPLIHVRGDGGIAARWLESTLQFVASEMEAEQPGYETVASRLSEVLFVQALRTHVASLPVEQASWLRALTDAQIGVVLQRLHENPEKPWTVESLAHLASMSRSVFAARFKAVVGEGPLTYLARWRMHRATQLMAGGAASTTAIAQAVGYETDSAFVKAFKRHLGETPGAFRRRLKEREADAVPAAGPR, encoded by the coding sequence ATGGACGTTCTCGCGGACGTGCTGCGCGGGCTTCACCTGCGGACCAAGGTGTATGGACGGCTGGAGATGCGGGCGCCCTGGGGCATGCGCGTCGAGAAGCCGGGGCACGCTTTGTTTTACGCGGTCTCGCGCGGGAGCTGCCTGCTCGAGGTCGACGGCGCGCGCATCCCGCTCTCGGGAGGAGACTTCGTTTTCCTGCTGGGCAGGAGCACCCATGTCCTTCGGGATGCCCCGGGCACGCGGCCCCTCCCGGTCGCCGAGATCTATGCGATACGCGGCGGGCGTTGTGGCGGGCTCGTGCATCACGGCGGCGCGGGCGCACCGACCACGCTCGTCTCCGGCTGCTTCCTGTTCGAAGGCACGTCGCTCGACCCGCTGATCGCGAGCTTGCCGCCGCTGATCCACGTGAGGGGCGACGGAGGCATCGCCGCGCGGTGGCTCGAATCCACGTTGCAATTCGTGGCCTCGGAGATGGAGGCCGAGCAGCCCGGCTACGAGACGGTGGCGAGCCGGCTCTCGGAGGTCTTGTTCGTGCAAGCGCTGCGCACGCACGTGGCGTCCTTGCCCGTCGAGCAAGCGAGCTGGCTCCGCGCCCTGACCGACGCGCAGATCGGCGTCGTCCTGCAACGCCTGCACGAGAACCCGGAGAAACCCTGGACGGTGGAGAGCCTGGCGCACTTGGCCAGCATGTCGCGCTCGGTGTTCGCGGCGCGCTTCAAGGCCGTCGTCGGCGAAGGACCGCTGACCTACCTGGCACGCTGGCGCATGCACAGGGCCACGCAGCTCATGGCGGGGGGCGCGGCGTCCACGACCGCCATCGCGCAGGCGGTCGGCTACGAGACGGACAGCGCCTTCGTGAAGGCCTTCAAGCGACACCTGGGCGAGACGCCCGGCGCCTTCCGACGCCGGCTCAAGGAGCGCGAAGCGGACGCCGTGCCCGCGGCGGGACCGAGGTGA
- a CDS encoding hybrid sensor histidine kinase/response regulator, translating to MIQQDPWTRPADAAREGHGALEAEQRFHDLLERLPAAAYTCDAQGLITFFNRSAEKIWGRAPKLRHEQDRFCGAFRLFTPEGEFLPHDQCWTAKALKTGTPHNGCEIVIEQPSGAQVVALAHASPLRDRQGRLTGAVNVLIDITDQKRAEEERRELETQVFHAQKLESLGVLAGGIAHDFNNLLTVITAQASLALGEVSYPSPLAAMLQEISIAADRAADLARQMLAYSGRGRFVTQHVRLDTVVREMAVLLRTIVSKGATLELDLSRACVDGDATHLRQVVMNLITNASDALAGRPGVIRLRAGVQKLSAPRFSACMKEPLPPGDYAVVEVEDSGEGMSESVLARIFDPFFTTKVGGRGLGLAAVLGIVRAHRGLVDVTSRPGQGTTFSLLLPSALEHVSILPGASDEASPRCHCSHGTILVVDDEDAVRRVAHRVLERAGYRVLIATDGREGERTFHEHRHEISAVIADLTMGEIGGIELIRALRAIDPALPVLLMSGYSSEDSAPISCLGVPFLAKPFTANMLVAAVRETLAGPGGCAGISAA from the coding sequence ATGATCCAGCAAGACCCATGGACGCGGCCCGCGGACGCGGCGCGGGAAGGACATGGCGCGCTGGAGGCGGAGCAGCGGTTCCACGACCTCCTGGAGCGCCTGCCGGCGGCGGCATATACGTGCGACGCCCAGGGGCTCATCACGTTCTTCAATCGGTCCGCCGAGAAGATCTGGGGGCGCGCCCCGAAGCTCCGCCACGAACAGGATCGGTTTTGCGGCGCGTTCCGCCTGTTCACCCCCGAAGGAGAGTTCCTCCCCCACGACCAGTGCTGGACGGCAAAGGCGCTAAAAACGGGCACGCCGCACAACGGCTGCGAGATCGTCATCGAGCAGCCCTCCGGCGCGCAGGTCGTGGCGCTCGCGCACGCGAGTCCGCTCCGCGATCGTCAGGGCCGGCTCACGGGCGCCGTCAATGTCCTGATCGACATCACCGACCAAAAACGCGCCGAAGAGGAGCGCCGCGAGCTCGAGACCCAGGTGTTCCACGCGCAAAAGCTGGAGAGCCTCGGCGTCCTCGCGGGCGGCATCGCCCACGATTTCAACAACCTGCTCACCGTCATCACCGCGCAGGCGAGCCTGGCCCTCGGCGAGGTGTCGTATCCCTCGCCGCTCGCCGCGATGCTGCAGGAGATCTCGATCGCGGCCGATCGCGCCGCCGACCTCGCCCGGCAAATGCTGGCCTATTCCGGGCGGGGTAGGTTCGTGACCCAGCACGTGCGGCTCGATACGGTCGTCCGGGAAATGGCCGTCCTCTTGCGGACGATCGTATCGAAGGGCGCGACGCTGGAGCTCGATCTGTCGCGCGCGTGCGTCGACGGGGACGCGACCCATTTGCGGCAGGTCGTGATGAACCTCATCACGAATGCTTCAGACGCGCTCGCGGGCAGGCCCGGCGTCATCCGGCTCCGCGCCGGCGTGCAAAAGCTCTCGGCGCCGCGGTTCTCGGCCTGCATGAAGGAGCCCCTTCCGCCCGGCGATTATGCCGTGGTGGAGGTCGAGGACTCCGGCGAGGGGATGAGCGAATCGGTCCTCGCCCGGATCTTCGATCCATTTTTCACGACGAAGGTGGGGGGCCGGGGCCTCGGCCTCGCCGCCGTGCTCGGGATCGTCCGCGCGCATCGAGGCCTCGTCGACGTGACGAGCCGGCCGGGGCAGGGGACGACATTTTCCTTGCTGCTGCCGAGCGCCCTCGAGCACGTGTCCATCCTGCCCGGCGCGAGCGACGAGGCGTCGCCGAGATGCCACTGCTCGCACGGCACGATCCTCGTGGTCGACGACGAGGACGCCGTTCGTCGCGTCGCGCACCGCGTGCTCGAGCGCGCCGGCTACCGCGTCCTCATCGCCACCGACGGCCGCGAAGGGGAGCGCACCTTCCACGAGCATCGCCACGAGATCAGCGCCGTCATCGCCGACCTGACGATGGGCGAGATCGGCGGGATCGAGCTCATCCGCGCGCTCCGCGCGATCGATCCCGCGCTGCCCGTGCTGCTCATGAGCGGCTACAGCAGCGAGGACTCGGCCCCGATCTCGTGCCTCGGCGTGCCGTTCCTCGCGAAGCCGTTCACCGCGAACATGCTCGTGGCCGCCGTGCGCGAGACGCTCGCGGGCCCAGGCGGGTGCGCCGGCATCTCGGCGGCGTAG